In Paenibacillus xylanilyticus, the genomic window GGTGTTTGAAGCCTATTTCCGCAAGCTTCCTTTTGGTAACGGTTATGCCGTATTCGCCGGATTGGAACGGATTGTGAACTATATCAGCCAGCTTCGCTTCACCATGGAAGACATCAAGTATTTATCCAAACAAGAGGAAAATTACGATCCGGTCTTTCTGGAAGAGTTGCTCCAGTTTTCATTTCAGGGGACAATTCATTCCATGAAGGAAGGTGCGCTCGTTTTCCCTGATGAACCGCTCATTCGGGTAGAAGGCTCCATTATGGAGACCCAACTGGTGGAGACGGCAATACTTAACTTCATGAACTATCAGACGTTGATTGCAACGAAGGCGTCGCGGATCAAACAGGTGGCGAGTCAGGACACGCTGCTAGAATTCGGAACCAGGCGGGCTCAGGAAGCTGATGCAGCCATATGGGGTGCTCGGGCATCATATGTCGCGGGATTCCATGCAACGTCCAACATGCTGGCAGGAGAACGTTTTGGCATTCCGACAGCAGGAACACATGCCCACTCTTGGGTACAGAGTTTCATGAGTGAGCAGGAGGCGTTTGACGTCTATGCCAAAGTGCTGCCCGATCAGGTGACCTTGCTCGTAGATACCTTTGATACCCTGAACAGTGGAGTACCTCATGCGATCAAAACCGCCAAAATGCTCGAAAGCCAGGGCAAGAAAATGAATGCCATCCGTCTGGATAGCGGTGACCTTGCCTACCTGTCCATTCAGGCACGTCAAATGCTGGATGAGGCAGGACTGGATTACGTTAAAATTGTGGCGTCCAATGACCTGGATGAGAACACGATCTTCAACCTGAAAGCTCAGGGCGCTCGCATCGATACATGGGGCGTGGGTACACAGCTGATTACAGCATCCGATCAGCCATCCCTTGGCGGTGTTTACAAACTGGTC contains:
- a CDS encoding nicotinate phosphoribosyltransferase; this encodes MQTTSLALHTDKYQINMMYAHWVNGTHKRKAVFEAYFRKLPFGNGYAVFAGLERIVNYISQLRFTMEDIKYLSKQEENYDPVFLEELLQFSFQGTIHSMKEGALVFPDEPLIRVEGSIMETQLVETAILNFMNYQTLIATKASRIKQVASQDTLLEFGTRRAQEADAAIWGARASYVAGFHATSNMLAGERFGIPTAGTHAHSWVQSFMSEQEAFDVYAKVLPDQVTLLVDTFDTLNSGVPHAIKTAKMLESQGKKMNAIRLDSGDLAYLSIQARQMLDEAGLDYVKIVASNDLDENTIFNLKAQGARIDTWGVGTQLITASDQPSLGGVYKLVEREVDGAMLPTIKISANPEKVSTPGKKEVFRIIDPKHGKAIADYICYPGEEQPLQGGPLKLFNPLHPYLKKTVTRYEAVNMLEPIFVNGLKVYDLPTLDEIRRYHREQMDLFWPEYLRKLNPEIYRVNISPAAWNMKQKLIAEHVQFTEE